From the Lolium rigidum isolate FL_2022 chromosome 2, APGP_CSIRO_Lrig_0.1, whole genome shotgun sequence genome, one window contains:
- the LOC124685890 gene encoding uncharacterized protein LOC124685890 — protein MKSGTRESWASAFSATAPHRDGVSPDPAGWSVFSALDVQQPTACSRSAAPATDSHTLPILIRRLDHWKYLGRPRRRRTREANLRDPASSSPSALPRCSGMIHGALLGAALRDEGFRRHGRVAALSRVRDRQSTQSLMEALWVLVWAKMAEDRHRRP, from the exons ATGAAGTCCGGCACGAGAGAGAGCTGGGCCTCCGCCTTCTCCGCCACAGCTCCTCACCGAGATGGTGTGTCCCCCGATCCTGCCGGTTGGTCCGTCTTCTCCGCGCTCGATGTCCAGCAGCCTACCGCCTGCTCCAGATCTGCGGCACCGGCGACTGATTCACACACGCTGCCAATCCTAATTCGCCGATTGGACCACTGGAAATATCTGGgtcgtcctcggcggcggcgtaCCCGTGAAGCCAACCTTCGTGACCCGGCATCCTCCTCACCATCAGCCCTTCCGAGATGTAGTGGCATGATCCACGGCGCCTTGCTGGGCGCGGCCTTACGCGATGAAGGTTTCCGTCGGCACGGCCGCGTTGCTGCTCTCTCCAG GGTTCGAGACAGACAGAGCACGCAGTCGTTGATGGAGGCATTGTGGGTGCTGGTGTGGGCTAAGATGGCGGAGGACAGACATAGGAGACCATGA